The Streptomyces sp. DH-12 genome has a window encoding:
- a CDS encoding class F sortase: MSAFEPAEAEEEARPRRRAPWGVIALVLLTGLALLRNGSGEFDVGPPQPAGAAAADSATPGVTVGALPPLPYAVPDRVRIPAIQVDAPIVPVGLDAEGWVDAPPPEDPNLAGWFTGAVTPGEKGTAVVVGHVDNAQGPAVFYGLGALKKGNRVEIARGDGRTAVFEIYGVEVFSKNDFPGDRVYASKGTAELRVITCGGGFTQQDGYDGNVVAFARLAEVR; encoded by the coding sequence ATGTCTGCTTTCGAGCCGGCCGAAGCCGAAGAGGAGGCGCGTCCGAGGAGGCGCGCTCCGTGGGGCGTGATAGCGCTGGTCCTGCTCACCGGTCTCGCGCTGCTCCGCAACGGCTCCGGGGAGTTCGACGTGGGCCCGCCGCAGCCGGCCGGCGCGGCCGCCGCGGACAGCGCGACCCCCGGCGTCACCGTCGGCGCGCTGCCGCCGCTGCCGTACGCGGTGCCGGACCGGGTGCGGATCCCGGCGATACAGGTGGACGCGCCGATCGTGCCGGTGGGCCTGGACGCGGAGGGCTGGGTGGACGCGCCGCCGCCCGAGGACCCGAACCTGGCGGGCTGGTTCACCGGCGCGGTCACGCCGGGCGAGAAGGGCACGGCGGTCGTCGTCGGACACGTGGACAACGCGCAGGGCCCGGCCGTGTTCTACGGGCTGGGCGCGCTGAAGAAGGGCAACCGGGTCGAGATCGCCCGGGGGGACGGCAGGACGGCCGTGTTCGAGATCTACGGCGTGGAGGTCTTCTCCAAGAACGACTTCCCCGGCGACCGGGTGTACGCGTCCAAGGGCACCGCGGAGCTGCGGGTCATCACCTGCGGCGGCGGCTTCACCCAGCAGGACGGCTACGACGGCAACGTGGTCGCCTTCGCCCGCCTGGCCGAGGTCCGCTGA
- a CDS encoding polysaccharide deacetylase family protein: protein MQKDHSLTRRRALFAGAAALGAAGVAAALVPGAGGRGAPAPPPVAGAPAARRPLRPSEYRLRPLTGYGPPRAAPGRTPVRKEPLLKVPENGRTIVLSFDDGPDPRYTPDILDTLARHEVRAMFFVCGEMAAYHPDLLARMADEGHVVGNHTWSHPLLTGLRRARIRSEMERTSDVVEEHYGARPEWFRAPYGAWNRAAFQLGAELGMEPLAWTVDTLDWTEPGTRTIVGRVEDGAAPGVVVLSHDAGGDRSQSVKALRSYLPHLLDSGYHVTVPRREYL, encoded by the coding sequence ATGCAGAAGGATCACTCGCTCACCCGGCGCCGGGCCTTGTTCGCCGGTGCCGCCGCGCTGGGCGCGGCAGGCGTGGCCGCGGCGCTCGTGCCGGGGGCCGGGGGCCGGGGCGCTCCGGCGCCGCCGCCCGTCGCCGGAGCGCCCGCGGCCCGCCGCCCGCTCAGACCCTCCGAGTACCGTCTGAGGCCCCTGACCGGCTACGGCCCCCCGCGCGCCGCGCCCGGGAGGACCCCGGTGCGCAAGGAGCCGCTGCTGAAGGTGCCCGAGAACGGCCGCACCATCGTGCTCAGCTTCGACGACGGACCCGACCCCCGCTACACCCCCGACATCCTCGACACCCTGGCCCGCCACGAGGTGCGCGCGATGTTCTTCGTGTGCGGCGAGATGGCGGCCTACCACCCGGACCTGCTGGCCCGCATGGCCGACGAGGGACACGTGGTCGGCAACCACACCTGGTCCCACCCCCTGCTCACCGGCCTGCGCCGCGCCCGCATCCGCTCCGAGATGGAACGCACCAGCGACGTCGTGGAGGAGCACTACGGCGCCCGTCCGGAGTGGTTCCGCGCCCCCTACGGCGCCTGGAACCGCGCCGCCTTCCAGCTCGGCGCGGAACTGGGCATGGAGCCCCTGGCCTGGACCGTCGACACCCTCGACTGGACCGAGCCCGGCACCCGCACCATCGTCGGCCGGGTCGAGGACGGCGCCGCCCCCGGCGTCGTGGTGCTCTCGCACGACGCCGGGGGCGACCGCTCGCAGAGCGTGAAGGCCCTGCGCTCCTATCTGCCGCACCTGCTGGACTCCGGCTACCACGTCACCGTGCCCCGCCGTGAGTACCTCTGA
- a CDS encoding alpha/beta fold hydrolase: protein MNGASDLRFLPSADGDLAYRDTGSGDLVVLLHSGFLDHRVWDDHVPVLARRYRVIAPDTRGHGFSANATEPFRWADDLAALLRHLDAGPAVLVGLSMGGVIATDTVLEHPDVVRAVVTAGAATGDFRYTDPWHRELQGTIDRALAAGDVSAWLDAFLRLVPGPDRTAGDIDPDILRRVREMALHTLSKHSPDEKDWLVRVTGSFDRAGEIRVPLLAVNGSLEPADLHAAAERLAGAVPDGRTATVDGTGHYSAMERPDAFVRVLSDFLETL, encoded by the coding sequence ATGAATGGTGCTTCGGATCTCCGCTTCCTCCCGTCCGCCGACGGCGACCTCGCCTACCGCGACACCGGCTCCGGCGACCTCGTCGTCCTGCTCCACTCCGGCTTCCTCGACCACCGCGTCTGGGACGACCACGTGCCCGTCCTCGCCCGGCGGTACCGGGTGATCGCCCCCGACACGCGCGGCCACGGCTTCTCCGCCAACGCCACCGAGCCGTTCCGCTGGGCCGACGACCTGGCCGCGCTGCTGCGCCACCTCGACGCCGGACCCGCGGTTCTCGTGGGTCTCTCCATGGGCGGCGTGATCGCCACCGACACCGTGCTCGAACACCCCGACGTGGTCCGCGCGGTGGTCACCGCCGGGGCCGCGACCGGTGACTTCCGCTACACCGACCCCTGGCACCGCGAGCTTCAGGGCACGATCGACCGGGCGCTGGCGGCCGGCGACGTCAGCGCCTGGCTCGACGCCTTCCTGCGGCTCGTGCCCGGCCCGGACCGTACGGCGGGCGACATCGACCCGGACATCCTGCGCCGCGTCCGCGAGATGGCCCTGCACACGCTGTCCAAGCACAGCCCCGACGAGAAGGACTGGCTGGTCCGGGTGACCGGCTCCTTCGACCGGGCCGGCGAGATCCGCGTTCCGCTGCTCGCCGTCAACGGCTCCCTGGAGCCGGCCGATCTGCACGCCGCCGCCGAGCGGCTGGCCGGCGCGGTCCCCGACGGCCGGACCGCCACCGTCGACGGCACCGGCCACTACTCGGCCATGGAACGCCCCGACGCGTTCGTCCGCGTCCTGTCCGACTTCCTGGAGACCCTCTGA
- a CDS encoding MarR family transcriptional regulator, which produces MTDHDTPLPPDELGRRLTEVYDLVGPLYRRAQRSVEHGLTDGELSLGVRAVLTLLHRNGPMTVPQMGRAQAISRQFVQRMVNDAAARGLVESIPNPAHRRSSLIRLTERGASAIGEVLDREHALLRETGGRLTDAEVTACLRVLGELLKALDHVDDD; this is translated from the coding sequence GTGACGGACCACGACACCCCCCTCCCCCCGGACGAGCTCGGCCGTCGCCTCACCGAGGTGTACGACCTGGTCGGTCCCCTGTACCGGCGCGCCCAGCGCAGCGTCGAGCACGGCCTGACGGACGGTGAACTGTCCCTGGGCGTGCGCGCCGTGCTGACCCTGCTGCACCGCAACGGACCCATGACGGTGCCGCAGATGGGCCGGGCGCAGGCGATCAGCCGCCAGTTCGTGCAGCGCATGGTGAACGACGCGGCGGCCCGGGGCCTGGTGGAGAGCATCCCCAACCCGGCCCACCGCCGCTCCTCGCTGATCCGCCTGACCGAGCGGGGCGCCTCGGCGATCGGCGAGGTGCTGGACCGGGAGCACGCGCTGCTGCGGGAGACCGGCGGCAGGCTGACGGACGCCGAGGTGACGGCGTGTCTGCGCGTGCTGGGCGAACTGCTCAAGGCGCTGGACCACGTCGACGACGACTGA